The genomic window AGTCAACCTCCCTCAGGATCATCAGAGGGGTTTCTGGGGTCGACACACAGGATGGACTCCCAGAGGAATTTAGCCTTGCACCGGTCAGCAGTTCCTGCACGGTGAGTGACTTTGAATTCGGAACCAAGAGATGGAGCTGTAGCCGGGTTGTTACCATTGGAGACTTGAGCAGTATGCTACTCTTACTAGAGACTGGGGTTCTCATCCGAGTTGCATCCTGTGGTAACCTCAGAACCCAGATCCAAGAAAATGCATTGTCTGTCACAAGAGACTATTCCTATGGATTCCTGAAACGTGCGGAGAGTATTTGGAGATTACAAACTAGGCCTAGTTGAATTTACACTACTTCTAAATAAACTGACATCTTGACTTGAAAGGCTGTGagaaatatttttttacatttcagaaCGGCTTTCAGGCATAAGCGACAGAAGCTGTAAGttcaaaatttggttgtgcaGCAGCAGTTTTTCTCgttttgtcagtcactgacagtcacgcaacagtgctttcagaaagtattcacaccacatTTTGTTGTACAGTAGATCGTTCACACCACAATTCCTAAGCTATCATTCATTACATTAAAAGTAGACCTAGTTCCATGTCAGTGATGCTTTGACCTGCTTGCTTCGACTCTTAAAAGGATCACTTTCCAAACAAAATCATGTTTGGGTATAAGTCCGCTGTTGATATGGTCCCAAAAATTGAGCATGTCAAGCAGGAAACTTTTTATGATAGAGCATTTTGAGTAAAAAAGCAAAAAATTGGAGATGATGCAACATAAACCATATTATTGTCCATGGAAGAATGGGCCACAGAGGTCATCCTCAGTGTGGGACCCTTACAGTCACTACACTGACATAGGGAGAATTtcaattgcatttccttgattccttgcaTCCTCTCTCGTTGCCTCCTTCTCAAAAACCATTGGATGAGATCAGAAAGGAGGGACCTCCCTTCTGATCTTTCAAACCCCAAAAGGAGGCAGAAGGACACAAGGAAAGGCAATTGAGATTCTCATTGTGTGACATTTAGTAAATTGGTCTCCTTCACAGTGGCAGGTGCGTGCAACCTTGGAGTTCAGGTGCTTGAAATCATCAATATGTCAGCAGCACCCCCTGCTGGCATAGATATGTGGCTGTGTCACTTCATTGTCGGTTCTCTCTGAGAAGCTTTCAGACTAAAACTGTCTGGCATCTGAAATTCTGTCACAGATAATGAATGCATTGCATAATTCATCGTATTCTTAAGATGAAAAGGGGTTAGGTTATTTGTGACAGCCTTTCAGAATAGAGAGACACAACTGTCCAATATGACATGTTTCTGTCAGATACACCAAGGGGGCGAtattcataaaacattttagccTAGTAGTACTGATCTAGAATCGGCACCCTCCTACCCATATAAttttattcattatgatctaaaaggcaaaactgatcctagatcagcacttctacacTATGAAGATGAGCCCTGCTTCTCATTGCAACATATTTCCTAAGGACATTTTCATAGTGCTAAATAATTGTGGGAAGTGCAAAAATTGCCATAACCCTCATTATATAATCTGGCAGCATAGTTTAATTAGGAACTTTTCTTCAACAATGTGTGTTATAAAGAGGTGACTATTCATGCATTGttcagtaaaataaaaatgtaatcacCTGCAAGATTGAGGTTTACAGTAGTTTTGGACTTTTGGACTACGAAAACATCGACCTTTCGTCTTCTGTCAGATTAAATACAGTATTATGATACAATCAATGTAGAAATGATATACAAACAAGTGATTTCACTTCATTTTTAAGACGCATCTTTACATTTCAAACATCAACATCATATCATACAGTCACAGAACTCCTTCCATGCCCAGAATCTCTGTAAGGCATTACTCTTTTTTGGTGGATGTCATGAATGGCAAATATAACTTTAAAAGATAGCAATAAAAAGTGTCTGTCACATAGCAATATGGTGAACACTGGGGGCGTGCCAAGTTTAAAATATTGGGCAAGTTTGTTTTGCATCTCCCAGTGACTTGGGAGGGTGGAGATTTCACTttaggaccaatggaatggtctaaaataGACAAACTCTGCCCTCCGGTGTACCAGGAGATGCATGCCAACTCAGCCCATTGATGAAAATGTAACCACATCCACACATTCTGAATTGGTCCTTGGCACAGTTAGCAACCCTAACATTTAAGGGATTACGTTGCATATCAAACAAACCAAACATTTTATTCTGCAATAATAACATAACACTTCTTGGAATAGTACAAACATTCAAAAAGGACTTTGTTCTGATCCATAATTCTTAAAGTGCAAAGCAAAGCTTCCACAGGAAAAAATACAATACTTTTTGAAAATACCATTAACGCATTGCCAAGCAGTGACTGCATTGCAGTATGTGAGCAATAAAAGCTGGGGAGTGTTCATTAGGCACTGAAGGGAAGAAAACGACAGGGAAGGACAACTAGAGTCCAACTAGAAACACTCATTTTCTTTTTTTAGTTttacaactttttttttccattgcgtgccctaatgaacacaaccttaGTAACACCTCACATTACAGTAGCCTCATATCAGTCTAACTTCAGTGGAGTAACTGAAGTACCTGATACATTCAGCTCTGCAGAATTCAAAACTATTCACGCTTTAGCcaagtcattattcataaaagaTAGACAGTACTACGCCTACTGACCAGACGGACCAGTCACTTGACAGTAGACTACCAATCTCAACTCCAGGACCTGGATTCACAAAACACTTCTAAAGAAAAATTAAGAAGCTTcttaagaaaaaaaaagagaaaaagtcCAGAAGATTGTTCATAAGTGCAATTCACAAACATATTCTTAATAATTCATGATTTTCTTATGAACCTTGTAAAATATATTATTTTGAAGGTTTGTGAATTCGGGCCCAGTCTCTCTTTATCTGAAGATACTGCAATGTATTTGGTGAGTGACAGGACAGGTCAGATGGACAGGTCAGTATCTGGAGTGTCTGACATAGCTCTGGGACTGGTAGGACTGATGGCACCACACTCCTCAGGGATACTGTGGGAGGAGTGCCCGTTCACACTGGCATTGAGACACAGCACAGCAGTGCCTGTATGGATGAGACAAAATGGAGACTAGGCTCATTTTCAGCAGGAGAATACAGGAGAAAGTATTTTGAAACGGAGGTGCCTCGTCATACATGAACTTGTCCAATTAGAATCCAAAGTGTTTCGGTACGTTGTGTCCTCCCCTACTACACACCAGCCCCGACTAACAACTTATAAAAAGGGAATGTATGTGTGCAAGAAAAATACTGAACTAACATAACAAAATGCTAAAAAATacactttttatttatttcacctttacttaaccaggtaggctagttgagaacaagttctcatttacaactgcgacctggccaagataaagcaaagcagtgcgacacaaacaacaacacagagttacacatggaataaacaaacataccgtcaataacacaatagaaaaaaagtatatatacagtgtgtgcaaattaggtaagataagggaggtaaggcaataaataggccatagtggcgaaataattacaatttagcaattaaacactggagtgacagatgtgcagaagatgaatgtgcaagtagagatactggggtgcaaaggagaagaaaaaaaataacagtatagGGATGcagtagttggatgggctatttatagatgggctatgtacaggtgcagtgatctgtgagctgctctgacagctggtgcttaaagctagcgagggagatatgagtctccatcTTCAGTGATtgttgcaattcgttccagtcattggcagcagagaactggaaggacaggcggccaaaagaggaattggctttgggggtgaccagtgaaatatacctgctggagcgcttgctactggtgggtgctgtatggtgaccagtgagctgagataaggcggggctttacctagcaaagacttctagatgacctggagccagtgggtctggcgacgaatatgaagcgagggccagccaacgagaacatacaggccgcagtggtgggtaatatatgggctttggtgacaaaacggacggcactgtgatagactgcatccaatttcctgagtagagtgttggaggctattttataaatgacatcgccgaagtcaaggatcggcaggatagtcagttttacgagggtatgtttggcagcatgagtgaaggatgctttgttgcaaaataggaagccgattctagatttaattttggataggagatgcttaatgtgagtctggaaggagagtttacagtctaaccagacacctattCTAAGTCAagaccgtccagagtagtgatgctggacgggcgggcaggtgcgggcagcgatcggttgaagagcatgcatttagttttacttgcatttaagagcagttggaggccatggaaggagagttgtatggcattgaagcttgtctggaggttagttaacacagtgtccaaagaagggcaagaagtatacagaatggtgtcgtctgcgtagaggtggatcaaggacattgatatatacagaaaaaAGGGTCAGCCCGAGAATTTAACCATGTAGTACCCCTatagagactaccagaggtccggaTAACAGGTCCTCTGAATTGACACGTTGAACTCTATCTGATAAGTAGTTGGGGAactaggcgaggcagtcatttgaggtAACCAAGGATGTTGAGTCTGCctataagaatgtggtgattgacagagtcgaatgccttggccaggtcgatgaatacagctgcacagtattgtctcttatcgatggcggttatgatatcgtttaggaccttgagcgtggctgaggtgcacccatgaccagctcggaaaccagattgcatagcggagaaggtacagtgggattcgaaatggtcggtgatctgtttgttaacttggcttccgaagaccttagaaaggcagggtaggtatatgaataaataaaatgaaatcaCATGGAAGATGTCTGGTATGTGAATTCACAAACATAGAGTCTGAGAAGTGACATAATTTGGTAATTACTGTAATGTTTGAGGGgagcagtgtgcgtgtgtgtgtttgttcattcATATCTCTTACGGTCCATCTCATAAACACAGCTGTCACTGTGAGCCTCTGTGTCCGAACAAGTCCGTGTCCTCCTCTGGGTTGACCTTTGACCTGATAACACACCCTCCTTTGGCGGGAGACCAGACCTGGAAATGACAAAGGCTTCACTTAGAAACATAGCTCCAGGGTGAATTTTCCCCtagatacagatctaggatcagcttccccaaccctaaccattagtgggggaaatatAAAACTGTCCCAAGATCAGCGTCTAAGGGCAAATTCACTCTACACCTAGAAGCACACGGGTAATGACAAGGACCTTTGTAGTAGAACCAGTGGAATGTTTTCTGTACGCAAGAATACCTGTCGAAATTGTACGTGCCCGGGTAACTTATGGACCGCTTCATCTGCAAATGAAAAAAGGAAATGGACACCGTTAGTACCTGTGCCTATCACtgaatatcaaggactttaaaaTTACAAAATATGATTCCTACATTGAGCCTATTCACAGCAGCATAAAAGCGAACATCCACAATTGTGGTATATTCCAAAACCGTTGTATCAAAAGTAAGTAACATAGGAAACTAAAACACAGTCCCTGTTCAAGTCTACAGAAGCCCGaggcaaaaaaaaataaaaaattgtacactcttggaattctcatTAGAACGACTTAGTATATCGTTTGAATGACTTAGTATCTTGTTCAAACGACTTTTAGTATATTCTTCAAACAATTTGTATCTCGTTTGTCATTCAAACGATAGTATCCATTTTAAACAAATTAGTATAAGTAGTTTCAACCACTTATCTCGTTTGAATGACTTAATTGTTATTTTGTCTAATTAGGCCTCATTTGTTACGTAGCTTGTCAGACCGTGTAATGATTGCTGCAGCCATTCCATCCATTGATATGATTATTCATTGACAGTTCTTTGATCATGCAGGGCTGCTTTTGAATGCCAGAGCATGTAAATAGGCCGCAGAGCGTAATTTGAGCAGATTTAAAAAATGGTGTCGGCCTTCTCTTCCGCTCCAATGTCACTCTGGTACTGCTCAGCCACAAGTTCTGGCCATGCTCTGCCTAGCATTTTTCGTTTCCTCTATCACTATTTCAATTAGGCCTATTCAGTTGTAATCATTTAGCCTACTCCACCCACAGTAGTCTATATCTAGTTTATATTCTACTTTCTAACTATAGGAAATGTAATTTCAATTTTGAAGGACTTCAAATGTATTAACAGATGTTttaggtaggcaataaataggctactGTCAaatgtttttcttggaatagaaacaccataacatAAATCAATTTAATTAAGCTATAATCTCAGAAATAAATAgtaaataaaaggccactatgaGCTTCTTTTCATAAATAATCATCTCAAACTGCCACAGTCAATTGATTTTGCGCACAGCAACAAGCACCTACAAGCTTCACATGTGCAATGAGTGTGGGAAATGTGCTCTACAAATATATTTGAATTATTATAAAAGACAGAAAAATACACATGTAAAAGCTTAATTACATAAAGGAATAGTAGTGAGAATATAGACAAGAGAAAAGAGGTACGTAATATATTTGAAAAGCCTCAAATTGAAAAATGCATTGAGATAAAGCCGTCACCTTGTGTGGATGTTATTTCAAAAAAATCTATTACATTTAAGTAGGGACCGGCACAGAGTCCAGCAGGACAGTGTCACAAGGCTGCATAGTCGTAGGCCTACACTTCACCATTGCTGTACGGAATACACAGCCGTCCTTGATTGTGAGCTAGAATTAAATGTGTGCAACACTACACGTAAACAACGGTTTTCCATCAATAGAATCAATGTAGGGAGGTAACGTGATATACGAAAATTGCTTAGACCGCATTTACCGGTAGGACTAGTTATCTTACGCGCTCTGGCAGAGAAATAGCCTGTGAGTTCTTTAACAGTAGCCTAAAGTAAAGTATCCATCACCAACAAATTCATGAATTTCCGAGATAATAGGCTGGTTTATGCTGCGAACAACATGCTTTTATCAGGCTACCAAAATCACCTACAAAAACAGGTTCGTGATAGGCCTTTAATTTAATAGTTAATAGCCCACAGTTTACAATAacaggaaaaaatgtatttaaatcacTGAAATAAAATGAAGCGGTAGTAAACTTTCATGACATTTAATTTAATCTTTAGTGTTGGCTAATGGTTTACTGAAACATAAGGAAGCTATCTGATTTTCAAATCGCACCGATGACAATAACCTACTAACTTGATGGAaaggcaaaaaatatatattgatttgaAAGCATCCTTGAGAAGGAGCGCTTGAGAGGGAGAACCATGTGCAATGGATGGAGTGTTGCTAAATAAATCCTTGCATTGCAGGGATCCacttgatttttgaatgactacctcatctatgtacctcacacatacaaataattgtaaggtcccacagtcaagcagtgaatttcaaacagtttcaaccacaaagaccagggaggttttcctatgactcgcaaagaagtgcacctattggtagatggattaaaaaaaatacaaaaaaacagacattgaatatccctttgagcatggtgaagttattaattacactttggatggtgcatcaacacacacagtcaatacaaacatacagacgtccttcctaacttagttgtcagggatttcagcatgaggccaatggtgagtttaaaacagttacagagtttaatggctgtgataggagaaaactgaggatcaatcaacaacattgtagttactccacaatactaacctaattgacagagtgaaaaggaagcctgtacataataaaaatattccaaaacatggaaGGCACTAAAGGCAGTAAAGTagacactaaagtaataatgcaaaaaatgtggcaaagcaattaacttttttcctgattacaaagtgttatgtttggggcaaatccaatacattactgagtaccactctccatatttgcaagcatagtggtggctgcatcatgttatgggtatgcttgtaatcattaaggactggggagttttccaggataaaaaagaaacagaatggagctaagcacaggcaaaatcctagaggaaaacctggttcagtctactttccaccagacactgggagatgaattcaactttcagcaggacaataacctaaaacaaaaggccaaatctacactggagttgtttaccatgttcatgagtggccaagttacagttttgacttaaatctgcttgaaaatctatggcaagacctcaaaatggttgtttagcaatgataaacaaccaatttgacggcacttgaagaatttagaaaagaataatgagcaaatattgcacaatccaggtgagGAAAGCTctcagacttacccagaaagactcacatctgtaattgCTCCCAAAGGTATAACATGTATTAACTcaggaggttgaatacttatctaatcaagatattagTGTTTCAATTATCAAtcatttttttacaaatgttataaTTTTTCTTCCAATTTGACTTTAcaaagtattttgtgtagatcgtttccattttaatcccactttgtaacaacaaaatgttgaaaaagtcaagtggtgtaaatagtttctgaaggtATTGTAATTAAACAGTATTTTAGGGAGTGCAGATTACCAGCGTAGAGCTGTTTTTACGCAATAATCTGTGTTCTCTTTTGGTGATATCACCATTGCGCATGCACTTGGTGACAGTGTGTTAGATTACAGCCAAAAATTGTTTTGTTGGGTTTGTAGTGAGTCTCTTATAGAACGTCTGATAATTCAGTTGCCTGAGTAATTCAGTTTTATAGACAGCATATTCTTGTACAGTAAAAGCACCTCCCTTGTCCACTGGGTGGATGATTATAGAGGTGTCATTCTGCAGATTTAGGGGCTTGTTTCTCAGAGCGGGTAAAGTTATTCCTAACATGGGGATATGAAAtgcaaatctttgaaattgttgcatgttgagtttatattctTGTTTAGCATACATAGGGGACTGTATAGCTATGCTTTGGATCAAGTCAAGCAAGGATGAAACAGATAAGAAGAGATAAGAGATAAAGAGATAAGACATCTGGgtagtgttcattaggcaccaaatgggaGAAAACGGATTGAAACGGAGTGACAACCTGTAATTTTCCAATACGAAATGCTCATTTTGCAATATGTTTAAAAACGTTGTCTGTTGCATGCCTTAATGAACACACCCCTGTGATGAAGCTGTACAGAACatggtgaagttgcccctagacattGATCATGGGTCAAGTGttgcattttccccactaattGGATTGGGGAGGGGAATCTGATCcaagatctgtacctaggggaaccTTCACTAGACAGTACATTGAATACCATCCTACCCGGGCCATCTGTATTGGGGACGGAGAAACAGGGGACATCATCATATCGTCTGGAGGGTTCAACAGCACCATGTCTGTCTTGAACTTGGAGTTGGCCATCTTCATACATTCTTCCAGTGTTTTGATGAAGGTGTTACACGTGGCACTCAGTAAAGAGGAGGCCTCATTCAGAGTCTGGAGCAACAAAGAAAAGACAAGGAGAGGCGAATCAGTCAACTACAATTGGAGATTGGGCACGGACAAAAATAAAAGACATAAATATACACAATATTAAGcctaatatacactgctcaaaaaaataaagggaacacttaaacaacacaatgtaactccaagtcaatcacacttctgtgaaatcaaactgtccacttaggaagcaacactgattgacaatacatttcacatgctgttgtgcaaatggaatagacaacaggtggaaattattggcaattagcaagacacccccaataaaggagtggttctgcaggtggtgaccacagaccacttctcagttcctatgcttcctggctgatgttttggtcacttttgaatgctggcggtgctttcactctagtggtagcatgagacggagtctacaacccacacaagtggctcaggtagtgcagctcatccaggatggcacatcaatgcgagctgtggcaagaaggtttgctgtgtctgtcagcgtagtgtccagagcatggaggcgctaccaggagacaggccagtacatcaggagacgtggaggaggccgtaggagggcaacaacccagcagcaggaccgctacctccgcctttgtgcaaggaggagcactgccagagccctgcaaaatgacctccagcaggccacaaatgtgcatgtgtctgctcaaatggtcagaaacagactccatgagggtggtatgagggcccgacgtccacaggtgggggttgtgcttacagcccaacaccgtgcaggacgtttggcatttgccagagaacaccaagattggcaaattcgccgtcatggtgtggggtggcatttctttggggggccgcacagccctccatgtgctcgccagaggtagcctgactgccattaggtaccgagatgagatcctcagaccccttgtgagaccatatgcttgtgcggttggccctgggttcctcctaatgcaagacaatgctagacctcatgtggctggagtgtgtcagcagttcctgcaagaggaaggcattgatgctatggactggcccgcccgttccccagacctgaatccaattgagcacatctgggacatcatgtctcgctccatccaccaacgccacgttgcaccacagactgtccaggagttggcggatgctttagtccaggtctgggaggagatccctcaggagaccatccgccacctcatcaggagcatgcccaggcattgtagggaggtcatacaggcgcgtggaggccacacacactactgagcctcattttgacttgttttaaggacattacatcaaagttggatcagcctgtagtgtggttttccactttaattttgagtgtgactccaaatccagacctccatgggttgataaatttgatttccattgatcatttttgtgtgattttgttgtcagcacattcaactatgtaaagaaaaaagtatttaataagaatatttcattcattcagatctaggatgtgttattttagtgttccctttatttttttgagcagtgtattactaCATGTGCCTCAGGCCTTCTTAGGTGGTGTGAAGAAACTACTCCTTAAATTGGCAACACAATTTGTTACTAAAAAGTGCTTGAAGAGTTTACAACGCTCCAAACTACAACCATTTTAGTCACATTTCACGACCCTTTGACTTGGCTGTgaaggttacatttttaaaattggACATACCGGTGAGAGTTGCACATTTTACCTGGTCACCTCAATCAAAACTTCAAATGTTTTGGGTGGATAAACCCATGCTTTTGTCAAACAGTAAAGTGCATTATCCTCATGGTTCCTGTAATGAAATTGTCTGGCCTGCCACTGTGCCTGTTTTGATGGGGCCGGCTGATGCAATGAGTGAGTCTCTCAcaccctcttctcccccctcgtGCACCCCGAAAAAATGCATTATGATTGtataacatttaaaaatgtaattgCGGGGGTAAAACAACTTTGGAAGCAAGCCGCTGTCCATGCAAAAAATAGGAGGATCTCGGCTTTCTGTAGGTATACTTATTATTTCTCAACTCTCAATATTTAGCTCAAAGCACACTGTTTTACAATCAAGATGTCTGATATGGCTTTGAAATACGGAGCGTGCGAACTGCATATCAGCCATCACGAGTGCACTAGGCCTCATTGGGAACATTTAATATACTGTTAGATTAATACATGGCAACACAAGCAGTAGGTGTTATATTTTTAGTCAGCAATCTAGCTAATGTGTTTGAAATGTTCACTCCCTTAGGTGGTGAATTAGTACCAATTTAATTCTGGAGTCCTATTTTGACAGTAAAACATAACAATAATTAATTATCAACCATtcatgacaatcactggattaTGTTACATAtcaaaaatatattatattcctGCTTGGACATGTTATATGTAACAACGTATTTATTGAATACTATATCAGTCCATTACACTAGCATTGTACATCTAAATTACTTTCTATTGCGTGACCCCGACCAAATTGCTGCTAGTGCCACCAACTGAAAAAGTTACTGGCTCCAGTGCCACCAGGGGGAAACGTTAGTCTGGAGCTCTGGCTCAACCCTGGGCTTGCAGACACACCAAACACCCACGatgagtgccttgctcaaaggcacaacTGCAGTACCAGCTTGCACCAGATATTTTCTCGCCAGCCCAGGGATTCACACCGGCAACCGTCCAGATCTTGGCCTGTCGCTCTGATCTCGAGTACAGTGGCACTACCACGAC from Salvelinus namaycush isolate Seneca chromosome 40, SaNama_1.0, whole genome shotgun sequence includes these protein-coding regions:
- the LOC120033588 gene encoding pleckstrin homology domain-containing family A member 3-like, whose amino-acid sequence is MEGVLYKWTNYMTGWQPRWFVLDDGIISYYDSQDDVCKGSKGSIKMSVCEIKVHPTDNNRLELIIPGEQHFYVKAVNAAERQKWLVALGSSKAGLADTRANKEKEITETTESLKTKMSELRLYCDLLMQQVHTIQESVGQEDQEGDHSNSSSETLNEASSLLSATCNTFIKTLEECMKMANSKFKTDMVLLNPPDDMMMSPVSPSPIQMARMKRSISYPGTYNFDRSGLPPKEGVLSGQRSTQRRTRTCSDTEAHSDSCVYEMDRTAVLCLNASVNGHSSHSIPEECGAISPTSPRAMSDTPDTDLSI